A region of the Microcystis aeruginosa FD4 genome:
TCACAGGGATAGATTGGACTCTATCAGTATCCGCCGCTACTGTACACCTTAAATCTTAGCCAGAATGCCAGATTTACACTTGCTTAATCTTCATCCACAAGCCCTAGAAACTGCCCTCATCCCCACTGCCGACCGGTCTTTTTCCTCCTCTCTATCCCTCGATCTCGCCACAATTAATCAACGTTTTGACTCCGCTAACGCCTCGGAAATCGTCGCTTGGGCGGAAGCCAGCTTCGGGGAAGGTTTGGTGATGAGTACCAGTTTCGGCATTCAGGCGGCGGTGATGTTGCACCTCGTCACCGCAATTATTCCCGATATTCCCGTCATTTGGATCGATACAGGCTATCTTCCCCCGGAAACCTATCAATTTGCCGAAGACTTAAGCCAACGCCTCCATTTAAACCTGAAAGTTTATCAATCTCCCCTCAGTCCCGCCCGCATGGAAGCAATCCACGGTAAATTGTGGTCAAATAACGATCTGGACTCCCTCAATCTCTACGACAAAATCCGCAAAGTGGAACCGATGCAACGGGCTCTGAAGGAATTAAAGGCCACCGCTTGGTTAGCGGGGTTGCGTCGCGACCAAACCGACCACCGCAAA
Encoded here:
- the cysH gene encoding phosphoadenosine phosphosulfate reductase, with amino-acid sequence MPDLHLLNLHPQALETALIPTADRSFSSSLSLDLATINQRFDSANASEIVAWAEASFGEGLVMSTSFGIQAAVMLHLVTAIIPDIPVIWIDTGYLPPETYQFAEDLSQRLHLNLKVYQSPLSPARMEAIHGKLWSNNDLDSLNLYDKIRKVEPMQRALKELKATAWLAGLRRDQTDHRKTLQWVNQQGERYKILPILDWNAKTIYEYLTKYDLPYHPYFDLGYVSVGDWHSSRPLTADDSNERDTRFKGLKQECGLHLPLTPGEAQSLDASSL